A genome region from Natranaeroarchaeum sulfidigenes includes the following:
- a CDS encoding response regulator produces MNRSVRVLHVDDEPRFTGLTTTHLQRIDDRYVVETAESVTEGLDRLADGRFDCVVSDYDMPGKNGIDFLEAVRESDPNLPFILFTGKGSEEVASDAISAGVTDYLQKDTATEQFELLANRIENAVSQHRTEHELEQQRIVLETVIENLPAGILVEDESREVLTANTELLELFGDDMSVEEFVGADCAQLARELKDVFVRSEEFLASIEDHLDAREPVIGETFELADGRIVERDYIPYELPSGAANLWMYRDVTDDREQTRLLEGLFEQSLHGISIKEIITDEEGTPVDYEYLHVNDQFEELTGLDGDAIVGRRATEAIDGIEETGFIETFGEVALGGEPKRFESYSEPLDRHYEISAFAPSHGRFITIFSDITERKARQKELEKFKFFVEHTPDFMIILEEDLTVRYQSPISPAVEYDPLVVTAENPIQYVHPDDQKAAINGFQLALTSPDEVVTSEFRAKDAEGTWRWFETRSQNFIGTEPIDGVLVTIREVTERKEKERRLQRQNERLDQFASVVSHDLRNPLNVADGRLDLLAEDCDSEHVAEIEWALDRMDQLIDDVLTLARDGETVGETEPMTLDSIAVQCWSNVATGEATLTCETSGEIRADRSRLSQLLENLFRNSVEHNARPVTITVGDLSDGFYIEDDGRGIPAAEREAVFEAGHSSTEDGTGFGLAIVAEIASAHGWEVDVTGSTAGGARFEITGVEQVE; encoded by the coding sequence ATGAACCGATCGGTCCGGGTGCTACACGTCGACGATGAGCCCCGGTTTACCGGACTGACGACGACCCACCTGCAGCGGATCGACGACCGCTACGTGGTCGAAACAGCGGAGAGTGTAACAGAGGGGCTGGACCGACTGGCGGATGGACGATTCGACTGTGTCGTCTCCGACTACGATATGCCGGGGAAAAACGGCATCGACTTCCTCGAAGCGGTGCGGGAGTCAGATCCGAACCTCCCCTTTATTCTGTTCACCGGCAAGGGAAGCGAGGAGGTCGCCAGTGACGCCATCTCGGCAGGCGTCACGGACTACCTACAGAAGGATACTGCCACCGAGCAGTTCGAGCTGCTCGCCAACCGGATCGAGAACGCCGTCTCACAGCACCGGACCGAACACGAACTCGAGCAGCAACGGATCGTGCTCGAAACAGTGATCGAGAACCTGCCAGCCGGAATCCTCGTGGAGGACGAATCCCGGGAAGTGCTGACGGCAAACACGGAGCTCCTCGAACTGTTCGGCGACGACATGAGCGTCGAGGAGTTCGTCGGCGCGGACTGTGCACAACTGGCACGGGAGCTCAAAGACGTCTTCGTCCGGAGCGAGGAGTTCCTGGCCTCGATTGAGGACCACCTCGACGCACGCGAGCCAGTCATCGGTGAGACCTTCGAGCTCGCCGACGGTCGGATCGTCGAGCGCGATTACATTCCGTACGAGCTGCCAAGCGGGGCGGCGAACCTCTGGATGTACCGGGACGTCACTGACGATCGGGAACAGACCAGACTTCTGGAGGGGCTGTTCGAGCAGTCGTTACACGGTATCAGTATCAAGGAGATCATCACGGACGAGGAGGGCACGCCGGTCGATTACGAGTATCTACATGTAAACGACCAGTTCGAGGAGTTGACCGGTCTTGACGGCGACGCGATCGTCGGGCGTCGTGCGACCGAGGCTATCGACGGGATCGAGGAGACGGGATTCATCGAAACGTTCGGGGAGGTGGCGCTGGGAGGCGAGCCGAAACGGTTCGAATCGTACTCCGAACCGCTGGATCGCCACTACGAGATCTCGGCGTTCGCCCCGAGCCACGGGCGGTTTATTACCATCTTCTCTGATATCACCGAGAGAAAAGCGAGGCAAAAAGAGCTCGAGAAGTTCAAGTTCTTCGTCGAGCACACGCCCGATTTCATGATCATTCTCGAGGAGGATCTCACCGTCCGATACCAGAGCCCGATCTCGCCCGCGGTCGAGTACGATCCACTGGTCGTCACGGCAGAGAACCCGATCCAGTACGTCCATCCCGACGATCAGAAAGCGGCCATCAACGGGTTCCAGCTGGCGCTAACGAGCCCCGACGAGGTCGTGACGAGCGAGTTCCGGGCGAAGGATGCCGAGGGTACGTGGCGGTGGTTCGAGACTCGCTCCCAGAACTTCATCGGCACCGAGCCGATCGACGGCGTGCTGGTGACGATCCGGGAAGTTACCGAGCGCAAGGAGAAAGAACGGAGGCTCCAGCGACAGAACGAGCGCCTCGATCAGTTCGCGAGCGTTGTCTCCCACGACCTGCGAAACCCGCTAAACGTCGCGGACGGACGCCTGGATCTACTCGCCGAGGACTGTGATAGCGAGCACGTAGCGGAGATCGAGTGGGCGCTCGACCGGATGGACCAGTTGATCGACGACGTGCTGACGCTTGCCCGCGACGGAGAAACGGTCGGCGAGACGGAGCCGATGACGCTGGATTCGATCGCCGTCCAGTGCTGGAGTAACGTGGCGACCGGGGAGGCGACGCTGACCTGCGAGACGTCGGGCGAGATCCGCGCTGATCGGAGCCGGCTCTCACAGTTGCTCGAAAACCTGTTCAGAAATTCGGTCGAACACAACGCCAGGCCGGTGACGATCACTGTCGGCGACCTGTCCGACGGGTTCTACATCGAGGACGACGGACGCGGGATCCCGGCAGCGGAACGCGAGGCGGTCTTCGAGGCCGGTCACTCCTCGACCGAGGACGGCACCGGCTTCGGACTGGCAATCGTCGCGGAGATAGCGTCGGCACACGGCTGGGAGGTCGACGTTACCGGAAGCACAGCAGGTGGGGCGCGCTTCGAGATTACCGGCGTCGAGCAGGTCGAGTGA
- a CDS encoding TrkA C-terminal domain-containing protein, protein MTLLATVLSNPLVEAGIRIVGLSLLAAAVTTLVAYVYRVRARAELPEGATLIIGLGAVAIYLNTRIVFIQFVGETGDPFTVSEALLNVSVFVAAGVASYGGRRLGNWAGESERFSWGRLQPDFSPLVRATGRYITVTLPDDIEDIEGYDPVEDETRDALSGRTLDFSRGLTLAELESGLITRLKEDHDIGYVDVDLAEDGTVEYFAVGRRVAGIGPTLPPKTAAVAVRADPPFSATPGDTVQVWQVLEGEETRIGTAELRASVGSVATLATDESVAERIDPTAEYRLMTLSADSHPDREFAGMLRRGEETMSVVEIGTGSPLVGSPISALDVTVIAVQTARGEVETIPAREWIIEAGERLFAIGRPDVLRKLEATNAVQPITVDGELSNADDATLLAEPVSERPLADEE, encoded by the coding sequence ATGACGCTGCTTGCGACGGTTCTCTCGAACCCGCTCGTCGAGGCGGGGATCCGAATCGTCGGCCTGTCGCTGCTTGCCGCCGCGGTGACGACGCTCGTGGCCTACGTCTATCGGGTCCGGGCACGGGCAGAACTGCCGGAAGGGGCGACCCTCATCATCGGACTTGGAGCCGTCGCCATCTACCTAAACACCCGGATCGTGTTCATCCAGTTCGTCGGCGAGACCGGCGACCCGTTTACCGTCTCCGAGGCACTGCTCAACGTTTCGGTATTCGTGGCGGCGGGGGTGGCATCCTACGGCGGACGCCGACTTGGCAACTGGGCCGGGGAATCGGAGCGATTCTCCTGGGGACGGCTCCAGCCGGATTTCAGCCCGCTCGTTCGCGCCACGGGGCGGTACATTACCGTTACGCTCCCCGACGACATCGAGGATATCGAGGGCTACGATCCGGTCGAAGACGAGACACGAGACGCACTGTCCGGCCGAACGCTCGATTTCTCGCGCGGACTGACGCTTGCGGAACTGGAATCGGGATTGATAACGCGGCTCAAGGAGGACCACGATATCGGTTACGTCGACGTCGATCTCGCCGAGGACGGCACGGTCGAGTACTTTGCGGTCGGCCGTCGCGTCGCGGGGATCGGCCCCACGCTCCCCCCGAAGACCGCGGCGGTCGCGGTCCGTGCGGATCCGCCCTTTAGCGCGACGCCGGGCGATACCGTGCAGGTCTGGCAGGTTCTCGAGGGAGAGGAGACGCGAATCGGGACTGCAGAGTTGCGCGCCAGCGTCGGGTCGGTCGCGACGCTCGCGACGGACGAATCGGTCGCCGAGCGGATCGATCCGACGGCGGAGTACCGCCTGATGACGCTCTCGGCGGACTCCCACCCGGATCGGGAGTTCGCGGGGATGCTCCGCCGCGGCGAGGAAACGATGAGCGTCGTCGAGATCGGTACCGGGAGTCCGCTCGTCGGGAGCCCGATCAGTGCGCTCGACGTGACTGTCATCGCGGTCCAAACGGCGCGCGGCGAGGTCGAGACGATCCCCGCACGCGAGTGGATAATCGAGGCGGGCGAACGGCTGTTCGCGATCGGTCGGCCAGACGTGCTCCGCAAACTGGAGGCGACGAACGCGGTCCAGCCCATCACGGTCGACGGGGAGCTGTCAAATGCCGACGATGCTACGCTGCTGGCGGAACCGGTATCGGAACGACCGCTGGCGGACGAGGAGTAA
- the glyS gene encoding glycine--tRNA ligase, giving the protein MSSQKLVELAKRRGYFLQASGAYGGVSGFYTFGPQGAALKGNVEDAWRDRFAVKEGNQEIDAPTIMPEPVFEASGHLDTFDDMLVECAECGATHRADHLIEDNTELEDAEAIPISEVEALIAEHDLACPACGAALAGESVEEFNLMFGTNIGPGDSAPGYLRPETAQGIFVEFPQLKEYARNQLPFGVTQIGKAYRNEISPRKSVIRTREFTQAELELFIDPEEDEPDLARVEDVEVTLYPVPQQQDDDGEPITTTIGAAVEDGTIASAWIGYYLGIAQRWYDRVGIDMDRFRFRQHLPGELAHYSVDCWDAESELDGDWVELTGFAYRSDYDLSKHGEYSDEDFTIFKQYDEPKTVERATVDPDMSYLGPEFGGAAGEIADALEALAERDRSAFEGDEVSVEIDGETYTIPVEKTGFAVEEVTEAGEHITPHVVEPSFGIDRVLYTILAHSYREDEVDGEERTYLELSPEVAPTFVGVFPLMDKEGLGELAEEVATDLREAGLSVAYDDSGAIGRRYRRQDEVGTPFCVTVDYEALEDGTVTVRERDSTEQVRVELDDLVETLTALRSGELSFGELA; this is encoded by the coding sequence ATGAGTAGTCAGAAACTCGTCGAGCTCGCCAAGCGTCGGGGCTACTTCCTGCAGGCCTCGGGCGCGTACGGCGGCGTTTCGGGCTTTTATACTTTCGGCCCGCAGGGCGCGGCGCTCAAGGGAAACGTCGAGGACGCCTGGCGGGACCGCTTTGCGGTCAAGGAGGGCAACCAGGAGATCGACGCGCCGACGATCATGCCCGAGCCCGTCTTCGAGGCGTCGGGTCACCTCGACACGTTCGACGACATGCTTGTCGAGTGTGCGGAGTGTGGTGCGACCCATCGTGCGGATCACCTGATCGAGGACAACACCGAGCTCGAAGACGCCGAGGCGATCCCGATTTCGGAGGTCGAGGCGCTCATCGCCGAGCACGACCTCGCCTGTCCGGCCTGCGGTGCGGCGCTCGCGGGCGAGTCCGTCGAGGAGTTCAACCTCATGTTCGGCACCAACATCGGTCCCGGTGACTCCGCACCGGGTTACCTGCGTCCCGAGACCGCACAGGGCATCTTCGTCGAGTTCCCCCAGCTCAAAGAGTACGCCCGCAACCAGCTTCCTTTCGGCGTCACCCAGATCGGGAAGGCCTACCGGAACGAGATCAGCCCGCGCAAATCCGTCATCCGCACACGGGAGTTCACCCAGGCCGAACTCGAACTCTTTATCGACCCCGAGGAGGACGAGCCCGACCTCGCGCGGGTCGAGGACGTCGAGGTGACCCTGTATCCCGTCCCCCAACAGCAAGACGACGACGGCGAGCCCATCACGACGACGATCGGCGCGGCAGTAGAGGACGGCACCATCGCCAGCGCGTGGATCGGCTACTACCTCGGCATCGCACAGCGGTGGTACGACCGCGTCGGCATCGATATGGATCGGTTCCGCTTCCGCCAGCATCTCCCCGGCGAACTCGCTCACTACTCGGTGGACTGCTGGGACGCCGAATCCGAACTGGACGGCGACTGGGTCGAGCTGACCGGCTTTGCCTACCGCAGCGACTACGATCTGAGCAAACACGGCGAGTACTCCGACGAGGACTTTACGATCTTCAAACAGTACGACGAACCGAAGACGGTCGAGCGCGCGACGGTCGACCCGGACATGAGCTATCTCGGACCGGAGTTCGGTGGCGCAGCAGGCGAGATCGCCGACGCGCTCGAAGCGCTCGCCGAGCGGGACAGGTCGGCCTTCGAGGGCGACGAGGTGTCCGTCGAGATCGACGGCGAGACGTACACTATCCCGGTCGAGAAGACCGGTTTCGCCGTCGAGGAGGTTACCGAGGCGGGCGAACACATCACGCCCCACGTCGTCGAGCCCTCGTTCGGTATCGATCGTGTGCTCTACACGATCCTCGCACACAGCTACCGGGAGGACGAGGTCGACGGCGAGGAACGGACGTATCTCGAACTCTCCCCGGAAGTCGCCCCGACCTTCGTCGGCGTCTTCCCCCTGATGGACAAGGAAGGGCTGGGCGAGCTCGCCGAGGAGGTCGCAACCGACCTGCGCGAGGCGGGCCTCTCGGTCGCCTACGACGACTCTGGCGCGATCGGGCGACGCTACCGCCGTCAGGACGAGGTCGGCACGCCCTTCTGTGTCACCGTCGACTACGAGGCGCTCGAAGACGGTACTGTCACGGTCCGGGAGCGCGATTCGACCGAACAGGTACGGGTCGAGCTGGACGACCTCGTCGAGACGCTGACGGCGCTCCGGTCGGGAGAACTGTCGTTCGGCGAGTTGGCGTAG
- a CDS encoding dolichol kinase — MADEIKRRLFHASSSIIPGLYLLDVLTWSQLGVLMLAASAAVVVIEILRLRTGLDLWVFEKLTREYEQETVAGYALGAFSMTAVILAFEPAIGVPAILMLTIGDPVSGLLGTDELRTIKHPRSLVAMFVISFAIAWPFLSPAVAAVAALGAMVADGVKPRIGEFVVDDNLSIPLVAGGAAYVAVELLSILV; from the coding sequence ATGGCCGACGAGATCAAGCGGCGACTGTTCCACGCGAGCAGTTCGATTATCCCCGGCCTCTACCTGCTCGACGTCCTGACGTGGTCGCAACTGGGCGTACTCATGCTCGCGGCCAGCGCCGCCGTCGTCGTCATCGAGATCCTGCGCCTGCGCACGGGCCTCGACCTGTGGGTCTTCGAGAAGCTCACCCGGGAGTACGAACAGGAGACGGTCGCGGGATACGCGCTGGGTGCCTTTAGCATGACGGCAGTCATACTCGCCTTCGAGCCCGCGATTGGGGTCCCAGCCATCCTGATGCTCACGATCGGTGACCCCGTGAGCGGGCTGCTCGGGACCGACGAGCTCCGGACGATCAAACATCCACGCTCGCTGGTAGCGATGTTCGTCATCAGCTTCGCCATCGCGTGGCCGTTCCTGAGTCCGGCTGTCGCCGCGGTCGCGGCGCTCGGCGCGATGGTGGCGGACGGCGTCAAACCGCGAATCGGCGAGTTCGTCGTCGACGACAACCTCTCGATCCCGCTCGTCGCTGGTGGGGCGGCGTACGTTGCCGTCGAGCTCCTGTCGATACTCGTCTGA
- a CDS encoding DUF7556 family protein encodes MSTSGYSESLADTCEVVGTIDGDGHEDEYVIADITRDGAWISIDLADAVKLDAMR; translated from the coding sequence ATGTCCACGTCAGGCTACAGCGAGTCGTTGGCGGACACGTGCGAGGTCGTTGGAACGATCGACGGCGACGGCCACGAGGACGAGTACGTAATCGCGGATATCACTCGGGATGGGGCGTGGATTTCGATAGATCTCGCCGATGCAGTGAAGCTTGACGCGATGCGATAA
- a CDS encoding cation:proton antiporter, protein MAELELIHVGVMFAVLAVAGGLANRVGQSVIPFYLVAGILMGEAVLGSVGTLSLDTIGVAISGSELWLDPDSEFIHLGAELGIVFLLFFLGLEFSMDRLIESKDRIGKAGTIDLLNFLPGVLIGYFYFGGIVEAILLGGVVYISSSAIITKSLIDLGWIANDESAPMLGTLVYEDLVIALYLAVVSAILLGAGGISGATTDILLAIGVLFVLVFVVYFGTEYFQEFLEIDSVELTVLRTVAITVFVAGGALALGVSEAVAAFFVGMGFSSTSHVHEIEELLIPIRDVFAAVFFFWIGLLTDPFVFLDTTVAGLILAAVALSGPTKFLTGYLGGRVYDLDERRSFRVACGMTTRGEFSLIIAAIATSASVDQWGQAVTETIPSIAVGYVLVMSVLGTLAMQYADRLWLIAEPILVEDEDVTPAD, encoded by the coding sequence ATGGCGGAGCTAGAACTGATCCACGTCGGTGTGATGTTCGCGGTGCTCGCCGTGGCGGGCGGGCTCGCGAACCGGGTCGGACAGTCGGTGATCCCGTTCTATCTGGTCGCCGGGATCCTGATGGGCGAAGCAGTGCTGGGAAGTGTCGGCACGCTTTCGCTGGATACCATTGGAGTGGCGATTTCGGGGAGCGAGCTCTGGCTCGATCCCGATTCGGAGTTCATCCACCTCGGCGCGGAGCTGGGGATCGTCTTCCTGCTCTTTTTCCTCGGACTGGAGTTCAGCATGGACCGGCTCATCGAGAGCAAGGATCGGATCGGGAAGGCCGGAACGATCGATCTCCTGAACTTCCTGCCGGGTGTGCTGATCGGCTACTTCTATTTCGGCGGGATCGTAGAGGCGATTTTGCTCGGCGGGGTCGTATACATCTCCTCGTCGGCGATTATCACGAAATCGCTGATCGATCTGGGCTGGATCGCCAACGACGAGAGTGCCCCGATGCTCGGGACGCTGGTCTACGAGGATCTCGTGATCGCGCTGTATCTCGCGGTCGTCTCGGCCATCCTGCTCGGGGCAGGCGGCATCTCGGGAGCGACGACGGATATCCTGCTCGCGATCGGCGTCCTGTTCGTGCTCGTGTTCGTCGTCTACTTCGGCACCGAGTACTTCCAGGAGTTCCTCGAGATCGACTCCGTGGAGCTGACCGTCCTGCGAACGGTCGCCATCACGGTCTTCGTCGCCGGGGGCGCACTCGCACTGGGAGTCAGCGAAGCAGTCGCGGCCTTCTTCGTCGGGATGGGCTTTTCGAGCACCTCACACGTCCACGAGATCGAGGAGCTGTTGATCCCCATCCGGGACGTCTTCGCCGCCGTCTTCTTCTTCTGGATCGGCCTGCTGACCGATCCCTTCGTGTTCCTCGATACGACCGTCGCCGGGTTGATCCTCGCGGCGGTCGCCCTCTCGGGGCCAACGAAGTTCCTCACCGGCTATCTGGGTGGGCGCGTGTACGATCTCGACGAGCGCCGATCGTTCCGGGTCGCCTGCGGGATGACCACGCGCGGGGAGTTCTCCCTGATTATTGCGGCGATCGCCACGTCCGCGAGCGTGGACCAGTGGGGACAGGCCGTCACCGAAACGATTCCATCGATCGCCGTCGGCTACGTGCTCGTCATGAGCGTCCTCGGAACGCTGGCGATGCAGTACGCCGACCGTCTGTGGCTCATCGCCGAGCCGATCCTCGTCGAGGACGAGGACGTGACACCCGCCGACTGA
- a CDS encoding universal stress protein, which translates to MATDTADGTLLVPVSNPETVERLIDTAVDIARGRSLRILALHVVEVPAQVPLSEGHQLVEEDGEERRVLADARERVEAADVPVETTLRYARDVATGIVGAVGEHDADGLLLGWHGRPRRRDIILGSFIDRVLAEADCDVFVKRIRRPARHVDSILVPVADGPHSDLAVDLAGALATEHDASVRLVHVVASDADDAAVENANALLKESAGTLPEGLDIETDVLQHDHVPGAINDETTYHDLTILGATRDPFLRRKLVGSVAEGVGRSAASAVMLVRSEPEE; encoded by the coding sequence ATGGCAACCGACACCGCCGACGGAACCCTGCTGGTTCCCGTTTCCAACCCGGAGACGGTCGAGCGGCTGATAGACACCGCCGTCGACATCGCCCGAGGGCGCTCGCTCCGGATCCTCGCCCTGCACGTCGTCGAGGTTCCGGCACAGGTCCCGCTCTCTGAGGGCCATCAGCTCGTCGAGGAGGACGGCGAGGAGCGACGAGTACTGGCCGACGCCAGGGAACGAGTCGAAGCGGCCGACGTGCCCGTCGAGACGACGCTCCGGTACGCCCGCGACGTTGCGACAGGAATCGTCGGCGCGGTGGGAGAACACGACGCCGACGGGCTCTTGCTCGGCTGGCACGGTCGTCCACGTCGGCGGGATATCATTCTGGGGAGCTTCATCGATCGCGTGCTCGCAGAGGCCGACTGTGACGTCTTCGTCAAGCGAATCCGTCGTCCCGCCCGGCACGTCGACTCGATTCTCGTGCCGGTCGCGGACGGCCCCCACTCCGATCTCGCCGTCGACCTCGCCGGAGCGCTCGCGACGGAACACGACGCCAGCGTCCGACTGGTCCACGTCGTCGCATCCGACGCCGACGACGCCGCGGTCGAGAACGCGAACGCCCTGCTGAAAGAGAGCGCCGGGACGCTCCCGGAAGGGCTCGACATCGAGACGGATGTACTCCAGCACGATCACGTCCCAGGTGCGATCAACGACGAAACGACGTATCACGACCTGACGATCCTCGGTGCGACGCGGGACCCGTTCTTGCGTCGCAAACTCGTCGGGTCGGTGGCGGAAGGTGTCGGGCGCTCCGCAGCGAGTGCCGTGATGCTGGTGCGGAGCGAGCCGGAAGAATAG
- a CDS encoding CBS domain-containing protein, protein MNVSDAMTPRSELVTVSLPGSRDDALEYLQDREFSSVPVVKETDGGEQYRGLVSRESLIEQPDEDQLALLMDEVPTVERDASVEELAELMATENARRIPVVDGELEGIITITDVIRAIATGDVDAETSVEELATTDINTTYEAAPLLVGMRELFYANVPYAVVLDGDGDPAGMLTEVDILDVARVVEEEERTGNSFADQDNDWMWEGIKGVGSRSMTVRNVELPDETVGDLMTSDLVTVSKRKTAKETAQQMITHDIEQIPLVSGDELIGVVRDMDLLEALYE, encoded by the coding sequence ATGAATGTATCCGACGCGATGACGCCCCGTTCGGAACTCGTCACGGTATCGCTTCCCGGTAGCCGGGACGATGCCCTCGAATACCTGCAGGACCGGGAGTTCTCCTCGGTTCCGGTTGTCAAGGAGACCGATGGGGGCGAGCAGTACCGTGGGCTCGTCTCCCGCGAGAGCCTGATCGAACAGCCTGACGAGGACCAGCTCGCGCTGTTAATGGACGAAGTACCGACGGTCGAACGCGACGCCAGCGTCGAGGAACTCGCTGAACTGATGGCGACCGAGAACGCCCGGCGGATCCCCGTTGTCGACGGCGAGCTCGAAGGCATCATCACGATCACCGACGTGATCCGGGCGATTGCGACCGGCGACGTCGACGCCGAGACGAGCGTCGAGGAGCTTGCGACGACCGACATCAACACGACCTACGAGGCTGCGCCGCTGCTCGTCGGGATGCGAGAACTGTTCTACGCGAACGTTCCATACGCCGTCGTGCTCGATGGGGACGGCGACCCGGCGGGGATGCTGACCGAGGTTGACATCCTCGACGTTGCCCGCGTCGTCGAGGAGGAGGAGCGAACGGGCAACAGCTTCGCCGATCAGGACAACGACTGGATGTGGGAGGGGATCAAGGGCGTCGGCAGTCGATCGATGACGGTCCGGAACGTCGAACTTCCCGACGAGACCGTCGGCGACCTGATGACATCGGACCTCGTGACGGTCTCGAAGCGCAAGACCGCAAAGGAGACGGCCCAGCAGATGATCACCCACGACATCGAGCAGATCCCGCTGGTCTCCGGTGACGAGCTCATCGGCGTCGTCCGTGATATGGACCTGCTGGAGGCGCTGTATGAGTAG
- a CDS encoding potassium channel family protein, whose product MTSAQVADVLVGIYLGLLAGIFPAFIAFSIGFGFKYFTDVTVPGLGVVVLGGALAGVSGGLMGLVDPQLADSWTGITAVLVILMACLWAHGQGDKLGASTPRKLTLKSIRESRLSADLVDRVDSYGQIRIRPVGEILDVEGYPPLPNSLRETLHEGSWKFPASLSLAELESRLEERLLTEHELAAATVTIDEQGRAEIAAAPSAAGLSRRVPPGQRAVSIRTLLPSGVARGDSVTIRLSDGPVTGPVVSARTEGDDTISTQEPPGETAGTAGDESADMSPRTPPVPTTTGGEGRITVALSPEDARRVIRADFAPVIVHSRGKQREYEAIGVLRAHGNRFRKVTIGASSNLAGGTIGSERIRDTYGVAVLAIRRSMERIVAPDGDAELTPGDALIVVGRPSQLRAFEEVAR is encoded by the coding sequence ATGACTTCGGCACAGGTTGCTGACGTTCTCGTCGGCATCTATCTCGGGCTTCTCGCGGGGATCTTCCCGGCGTTTATCGCCTTCTCGATCGGCTTTGGGTTCAAGTACTTCACCGATGTCACCGTGCCCGGTCTCGGTGTCGTCGTGCTCGGCGGGGCGCTCGCGGGCGTCTCCGGCGGTCTCATGGGGCTGGTCGATCCGCAACTGGCGGATAGCTGGACCGGTATCACTGCCGTGCTGGTCATCCTGATGGCCTGTCTGTGGGCACACGGCCAGGGCGACAAGCTCGGGGCGTCGACCCCGCGAAAGCTCACGCTCAAGTCGATTCGAGAGAGTCGGCTGTCGGCGGATCTCGTCGATCGCGTCGACTCGTACGGCCAGATACGGATTCGCCCGGTCGGAGAGATTCTCGATGTGGAGGGGTATCCACCACTCCCGAACAGTCTCCGCGAGACGCTCCACGAGGGGTCCTGGAAGTTCCCTGCGAGTCTCTCGCTTGCGGAACTGGAATCACGGCTCGAAGAACGGCTTCTCACGGAGCACGAACTGGCGGCCGCCACGGTCACGATCGACGAGCAGGGGCGGGCCGAGATCGCCGCCGCGCCCAGTGCTGCCGGTCTCTCCCGCCGGGTCCCGCCCGGACAACGCGCCGTCTCGATCAGGACGCTGCTGCCGAGTGGGGTCGCCCGTGGGGACTCGGTGACGATCCGGCTTTCCGATGGACCGGTGACCGGTCCGGTCGTGAGCGCACGGACGGAGGGCGACGACACGATCTCGACACAGGAACCGCCAGGCGAGACTGCGGGGACGGCCGGGGACGAAAGCGCCGATATGTCGCCGAGGACGCCACCTGTACCGACGACGACGGGCGGGGAGGGTCGCATCACGGTCGCCCTGTCGCCCGAGGACGCCCGGCGTGTGATTCGCGCCGATTTCGCGCCGGTGATCGTCCACTCGCGCGGCAAACAGCGCGAATACGAGGCGATCGGCGTGCTCAGAGCCCACGGCAACCGCTTCCGGAAGGTGACGATCGGGGCATCGAGTAACCTCGCCGGGGGGACGATCGGCTCCGAACGGATCCGTGATACCTACGGCGTCGCCGTGCTGGCGATCCGCCGTTCGATGGAACGGATCGTCGCTCCTGACGGCGACGCCGAACTGACGCCGGGCGACGCGTTGATCGTCGTCGGGCGACCGAGCCAGCTGCGGGCGTTCGAGGAGGTGGCCAGATGA
- a CDS encoding cation:proton antiporter regulatory subunit, giving the protein MVIYESDLPGVGKKFEIDLEDETQLIIVIHNTGKREVFLRESADDDSEKLFELSDKMARQIGTIMEGAYFQPIKDTAVNTVLGENTLIEWSKVTESADIVGETIESSEIRNKTGASIIAIQRGEDTIDHPTADTVIEHGDTLVAVGDRESHRKLENLAGGESPEGDDLNE; this is encoded by the coding sequence ATGGTAATCTACGAGAGCGACCTGCCGGGGGTCGGAAAGAAGTTCGAGATCGATCTCGAGGACGAGACACAGCTGATTATCGTCATCCACAACACCGGAAAGCGGGAAGTGTTCCTCCGAGAGAGCGCCGACGATGACTCCGAGAAACTGTTCGAGCTCTCGGACAAGATGGCCCGGCAGATCGGGACGATCATGGAGGGAGCATACTTCCAGCCGATCAAGGATACCGCGGTCAACACGGTGCTGGGCGAAAACACCCTGATCGAGTGGTCGAAGGTCACTGAATCGGCCGATATCGTCGGAGAGACGATCGAAAGCTCGGAGATCCGGAACAAGACCGGTGCGTCGATCATCGCGATTCAGCGTGGCGAGGACACGATCGACCATCCGACCGCCGACACCGTCATCGAGCACGGCGACACGCTCGTCGCGGTCGGCGATCGGGAGAGTCACAGAAAGCTCGAAAACCTTGCCGGCGGCGAATCACCCGAGGGAGACGATCTAAACGAGTAG